A genomic segment from Saprospiraceae bacterium encodes:
- a CDS encoding pyridoxal-phosphate dependent enzyme, with product MNIKNNILETIGNTPLVQLHKVVKEIPAQVLMKVETFNPGHSIKDRMALKMVEDAEAKGDLRPGGTIIECTSGNTGMGLAIAGAVKGYRSIFTTTDKQSKEKIDLLKALGSEVIVCPTNVTPDDERSYYSVAKRLSQEIPNAFWFNQYDNLSNRLAHYESTGPEIWEQTDGKVTHLVVGVGTGGTISGTGKYLKEQNPNIKVWGIDTYGSVFKKYHETGIFDEKEIYPYITEGIGEDIIPKNVDFDVIDLFEKVTDKDGALMARRLAREEGILLGYSAGSAMAGLLQLKDKLTKDDVVVVVIHDHGSRYVGKIYNDDWMRERGFLEKEMTIKEVLARKENQDFLSVKGEDTVRMAFDVMKSRDISQMPVIDANGAIVGSLTENIVLSFLLENPMQHSDKKVADIMGEPFPTVSLDLPFSQLNKFINRKIPAVLVKNHSGQFQILTQYDIIQAM from the coding sequence ATGAATATTAAAAACAATATCCTTGAAACGATTGGCAATACCCCGCTGGTTCAACTCCATAAGGTCGTAAAAGAAATCCCCGCCCAAGTATTAATGAAAGTAGAAACTTTCAATCCTGGCCACTCCATCAAAGATCGCATGGCACTAAAAATGGTTGAAGATGCCGAAGCTAAAGGAGATTTACGTCCCGGTGGCACCATTATTGAATGTACGAGCGGCAATACGGGTATGGGCTTAGCCATTGCCGGGGCCGTTAAGGGCTATCGCTCCATTTTCACCACCACCGATAAGCAGTCTAAAGAAAAAATTGACCTGCTAAAGGCCCTCGGATCCGAAGTCATTGTTTGTCCAACCAATGTTACCCCTGATGATGAAAGATCCTACTACTCCGTTGCCAAAAGATTGAGCCAGGAAATTCCCAACGCTTTTTGGTTTAATCAGTATGATAATTTATCCAACCGACTCGCCCATTACGAAAGTACTGGGCCAGAAATCTGGGAACAAACAGACGGAAAAGTCACCCACTTGGTCGTAGGTGTGGGCACGGGAGGAACCATCTCTGGGACGGGGAAATACCTGAAGGAGCAAAACCCTAATATTAAAGTATGGGGCATTGACACCTATGGCTCCGTCTTCAAAAAATACCACGAAACAGGCATTTTTGACGAAAAAGAAATTTACCCTTATATCACGGAAGGGATTGGAGAGGACATTATTCCCAAAAATGTAGACTTCGATGTTATTGACCTTTTTGAAAAGGTAACAGATAAAGATGGCGCCCTGATGGCGAGAAGGCTAGCCAGGGAAGAAGGCATCCTCTTGGGCTACTCTGCTGGCTCGGCTATGGCTGGGCTATTACAACTCAAAGATAAACTGACTAAGGATGATGTCGTCGTTGTAGTTATCCACGATCACGGCAGTCGCTATGTTGGCAAAATCTATAATGACGATTGGATGCGTGAACGCGGATTTCTGGAAAAAGAAATGACAATTAAAGAGGTTTTGGCACGTAAGGAAAACCAGGACTTTCTGTCAGTAAAAGGCGAGGACACCGTCCGAATGGCCTTCGATGTTATGAAGTCGAGAGACATCTCACAAATGCCAGTGATAGATGCCAATGGTGCCATCGTTGGCTCTTTGACCGAAAACATTGTCCTCAGTTTTTTACTGGAAAACCCCATGCAACATTCCGATAAAAAAGTAGCGGATATTATGGGTGAACCTTTTCCGACGGTTTCGCTTGATTTACCGTTTTCTCAGCTCAATAAGTTTATCAATCGAAAAATACCTGCCGTTTTAGTAAAGAACCAC